The DNA segment TACGAACAGGCTAGGAGTTTCTTCAAATACTTTATTGACGAGCTCAAGAACCAGGCCAAGGGGAGGCCAACGGATGTGGcacccccaccagcaccacatAAGAAGTGAAGAGGCGTAGGCATGCGAGGAGCAGCGAACATTTTAAGGAAAACACGATGCACGATCAATCCTCCGCCGTCAGCAAGAAAATACACCGGCTTATCAGAAGCCAACGGTATAACACCAGCTGGTGCGTGGCATTGCCCGACAGAGTTCGGGATGGGGTACATCTCCGGAACGAATGTGCCCCCATACAGCCTCAGGATACCATTCGCAGTAAGAATTTGGCTTGCGCTAGTAGCGTTGGGAACCAAGATATTTCTACTAGCGGGAAACTTGGATGGCACGTTTTTGGCATATCACCGAGCTGTACACAACGCCATACGATAGACTTGGTCAATGCCAATCAATATCAAGATTCAGACCTTGCAAGCTATTCCCACTTCTTCGACATACCAAGGTCTTGTACCCACAATTGcccacatcaccaccttcccgCTATCCGTCTCCTATCATTTTCAATACTTAGGACCTTGCAGTTGCACCATCAGTGGTATCGCCAGTCTGTCAGTGGTATTTCCTTCAGCTtgacaacacacacacagcccCATTATGCATGGTTCGCACTGCATAACCCCTGCGTATTCGCTACGTGATAGCACGTTGGGGATCACGTACCCTGCAGTTGTCTATGGTGCATGCGATGATAGTAGCATTGTTGCAGCCGCAAAGCGGGGAGAAGACTGTTTGATTGACCCGATGGTTACACGTCCTTGCTGACATGCATCTTGGCAGTCatcaacaatggcttgttGGATGAATACAGATCACGGCATGCAGGGTTCCCCACCAGAACTGCCGTGTTCGAGGGTGATCATcagtgggtgggtggtgttaTCCCAGGGATTGAGATGGCTTCATTGCTACACACATGCCGGTGGTCCGTGTTGGCTGACGATGAGGTGACGGGAGGTTGCGTTTTGAGGGAGAAATATATAGGGGCTGCGGGGCGCGGTTGGGTGTCTGGGCTTGATCACTTGGTCCAGGAAGCGCGTTGCCTTCACCATCAGCACCATGGCGAGCTGGTACTTGTCCCTTTTCATAGGCATTCTGGCCTTTACGATCTTCAAGCTTCGCAATGTCGGCCGTCGACCGAAAGGTCTCCCTCCTGGAcctccaaccctccccctcatcggCAATTTACACCAGATCCCGCCCAAGAACGCATATGTCCAATTCAAGAAGTGGGCAGAAGAATACGGCCCAGTCTACTCGCTGATCACCGGGACGAAAGTCATGATTGTGCTCAACACCGACGTCGCCATCAaagacctcctcgacaagcgCAGCAATATCTACTCGTCCCGACCGGAGATGTACATCTCCTCCCTTGCCAGCGGCGGCCTCCGCATGTTGCTCATGCCATACGGTGATACCTGGCGGCGAGTCAGGAAGCTCTTCCATGGGTTGCTGCACCTGAAGGCGTCGAACTCGTACGTCCCCTACCAGGATCTCGAGAGCACATCCATGATGATTGCGTTGTTGGAAGAACCAGACAAGGTGCTGCATCATATTAGACGGTACACCAACTCCTTGACCACCCAGATCGTCTACGGGTTTCGAACCCCAAAGATTGATGACCCCAAGCTGCTCAGACTGTACCACGTTATCGAGGAGTGGtcatccatcaccggcgccgGGGCGGCAGCTGTCTTGGACGTCTTTCCTATTTTCCGATCCCTACCCCCTTTCATTCGCCCACTTTATCGCCATGCATTGGACCTCAAAGAGCGAACGTTTGACCTCTACAAAGGCCACTGGCTCGAGGCGAAAGAAAAGGTGCAGAATGGCACAGCCAAGCCATGTTTCTGCGTCGGTGTTGCCAACGCACAAGAAAGCCTAAAGTTTGATGATGACTTTGCTGCCATGGTTGCTGGGACGGCGCTAGAGGCAAGCTCGGATACTACTGCCTCGACGCTGGCGGGGTTTGTCCTTGCTATGATCTTGTATCCGGAGGCGCAAAACAAGGCGCAgagggtggttgatgaagttTGCGGGGATAGATTCCCCTCGATTGAGGATATGGAAAACCCAAAAGCGCAGTATATCAGGGCTTGTGTGAAGGAGAACTTGAGGTGGATGCCGACCGCGATATTGGGCGCGCCGCATGCGGTGATTAGGGATGATGAGTATATGGGGTATAGGATTCCCAaaggggcgggggtggtgtatAATGCTTGGTTAGTCACTTCTATTCCTTTCTTCGCTGATATTTTGCTGATGGTTGCAGGGCTGTACATATGGACGCCGAACGACACCCTAACCCCCGCGTCTTTGATCCTGACCGGTACATCCATGACTTTGCTAGCTCGACCGAGTCAGCTCAGCAGGCTGACGCTACCAAACGGGATCATTTTAGTTttggggcggggaggagaatCTGCGAGGGGATGCACGTGGTTGACAGGTCGATGTTTCTTGTTATTGCGAGGTTGATGTGGGCGTTCAAGTTTGAGAAGGCGATTGATGAGGTGACGGGGCAGGAGATCACACCCGATCAGGATGATCTAGTCGGTGGGTTCCTGATGCAGCCCAGGCCGTTTAGGTTGAAGATCACGCCCAGGAGCGAGAAGAAAGCGGAGACGGTGAGGGAGAAGTGGGGGGAGtgtttgggtttgttggaTGAAGGGGGGCAGTGGAGGAGTGTACCGGAGGGGATGCCGTTTACTGTTTctgagggggatgggaagggggagtgaTTGTTGCTTTGACCTTGATGGATATCCTGGGGGTGCTGGTTGTCTTGCGATGTTGGTGAATGGATGGAGCCAGACATACGAAGGTTGAGAACTTTGGTCCCGATGTGTTCAGTAGTATATATCTGGGGTATTTGGTGGCGTAAAACCTTGAAATAAACTCAGTTCATCACGTTCTTGCTTGAAAACCCCTCAATTCAAGATTCAGTCCACTCGTTACAAACCTAACCTTCCCCCAAGTGGAACTCTCAAGACTTTAATCACCTAGAGAATGTCAAATCTTGTCCATTCTATCCCGATATCCCCCTCCAGTGCGTGTTCCATATCCTCTTCCATATAGCCAGGCACATACGAGTCACCAACATACTCATAGTAACCATCGTGAATAAATCTCAGGATTAGTGGAGCGTGACCTCCTGCAACCAAGCAAACAAGATCGCCCTCCCTGCAGTCAGGCGAACCCAGTCCGAGTCGGAACCTGGAATTGGTACCCAGCCCGGTTGCCATGTAGAGCTGGCGGTGCGGTGCACTTCTGCTAGCACTCAGAGTGGTGGTGTGCGTGATGGCCTCAATGACCTCAGTCTTGTTAATCTTATTGTTCCCGGGCTCGGCGTCGAGATAAAGCCCATCCCCCTTGACAGAAGCACGACTGATGGCTTCCTGGAACCAGTCAAACGACTCCTCACCAAGGTCCTGGCCACCTGTGAGGCAGCTGTACAACTCGACCAGACATGGCTCATTGATAGGGCCGACAAATCGTATAAGTCTGTCGAGGTTCGTCCACCACTTCTGCAGGCTATATGTCCTGTGAATTATGCCAACCAACTTGCCGTGAACTTGCAGCACCCCCGCGTTTGATACAACCGGTAGATGCTCGCTTCGAGATGGCACACTTCTCGTTACCCGACTCAGTGCCGGGTACCGGAGAGCTTCAATATTGCAGGAAAAGTCCGGCGTCCAGGAAGGGAGGTATGTCTCCCACGTCGTGAGATGGGTCCTGAGATGGGtgcaaagaaacaaaataATCAGTGTCTTGTCACTCTCAATCGAAAACTTTGCCATTTCGGTGTAGACCTCCGACACGTGCTTGTTGTAATCcggtttgggagggtgaATGCCCGCCGCAATCCCATCAAAGTGTATCATGCCAGCAATGGCAAAGACGTGATCTCAAAGGTCGGAACATTCCGTATTGATGCTCACGGTGAGGACCTCGTTTaggttggtgatgccatGGCCACTGTAGTGGTGTTGGAGCTCATAAGACTGCTGTCGCAGATAGTCGATCCCCGAGAACATTTCGAAAGCCTTGGTGTATGCCTTCAAAGTTTGACGCCCCAATATGCTCGACTTTGGGTTCAAGACgtcttcaagctcctcccccatAGCCAGAGGGCTGGCAGCAGCCCATGTCTCCCAGTCTTCCCACTGGTTCCCACATCCGATAAGAGGCGCTTTTTCTGGGCAAATGACCTCCTGTAGAATTCATGTTCTCCTATAAAAAGGCCGGTTCATCAGGGCTGTCAAAGGCTGAATGGCGCGCCACACGTCCAGAGCCGGCTTCATGGGGGACCTCGCAGAAACAGCTCTAATGAGCTCAAAGGCCTCGTCGGTCCCAGGACCAGCTGGGCCCAGCCATGCAAGAACACGGGATGCGCCCTTAAAAATTTGTCCCATGTACTCGACCTGGTGATTCCTCTCTGTATTGTCGTCTTGGTTGATGCAGATGGCGTCAATCCAGACCCGGCGGTCCCGATCTTTGAGTCTGAGGTGGCGAAGAGCATCATGAGCTGACTTGGTGACGGGCAGAGAGGCCGCGCCGATGGAAATCAAGTAATTGCGGGTTGGATCCCCCCAAGTGTAGGAGAGGGCTTCGTAGTCGTTTTCATGTTGCAGGCTGTGGCGGGTGAGGGAGCATAAGATTGGATCGTCGGACGAGCCTGGGTGGATCGTCAAGACGCGGATTTGGGCGATCGAGTGATCGATGGATTGGTATTCAAGATGTGGAGGTGGCATATTTTTTTAACGGGATTATCTGGTCATACATGACAATATCGGGTGAAGAATTTGGAAGTAATGTTGCTGGTGAGCAGCTGGAGGCATCGTTTGGACAGTGATGCCTGATGTCATGCCGGCCGCATAACAGCTGACCAATGAAGTCGAGAATCATGCGGGTAGGCcaaatacctacctaccagaCACACCCTGCCCACAAGGTAATTGAGACAGCAAAGGTAAGTTAAACTATACCATATTATGAACCATGCCTTACAAGCAAGTTAATACGCATTTCTACTATATTTAAAGGCCTATCGACTATATTTACAGGCCTATGAACTATCTTTACAAGCTAATCAACTATCTTTTCAGTCGGTGAAGGTTGGGACAGTTGGATGGGGAAAATACTTGGAAAGGAATGGCGCTCTCCGCATCCTTGTCCCAGTCACCAGCGTATAGAGAAAGTCGGGGCTAGGTGAAGATGCAGACTCTTGAGCCTAGGGCATGATGCCGCTAAAGATGATATGGTGCCTCGACGTATTGTGTGGCATATGTCTTTGTTTGCATCCTATGTGAAGCTTTCAAGGCGCTCCATTTTGTTGACCAAGGCGGTCACTTTTTCATTCGTAGTTGAGGACCACCATTCGGTCTCGCACACGTCGGGAATGGTCAAGGCTTTTGTGTGAATGGGGTTCGAGTTTGATGGTTGAAGATATAAAAACACGATGGAGGGACCGAGGTGTCGATAAAGGTGTCGACAAAACTCGAAATTGAAAATTTAGTTGGTGAGGGCCACACTGTGGAGGAGACGCCTATCGTCGATTTGGTCGGCGATTGATTTCAGAATCTCCAGGTTTCTGCCCACCTTGAGGCCGGCAGAGTACCTAGCGGCGAGATTCTCTGCTCAAAACCTGGAATTCTCAGCTGAAAATTCTTTCCTCTCGGGAGCAGCTGATAAGTGGCCCTTCTGTTCCAGGTTGCTCTATCAGTGTCTAGTGCGACACCCAAGGTGGCAAAAGCAAAAATATATAATTGCTCCGTTGAGATGATATTCAAGCGGAGAACTATTCTCAAAATGGGATGGTCGGTGATGTCTTTATGTGAAGGGGAGGCCTTGTGTTGCAAGCAGAAATGAGTGCGTTGGGCTTAACTTGACTGACCACCTCACCCTGTCACCACCGCAGACTCAGGAACTCAGATCATTTGGCCCATAGTCGGTCACATCGAAATGTCATCATAACAGTCACTTCAGGCGAGTCAACatcccaaaccaaaacagaAAACTAAAATTCTGAAAGTCCCTCTATACCCCCAACATCGCAATGCTACCAACGCCCTAAATgtacccctccaccccttaCTCCATCACAAAtacctccccgtcctccaAGAAAAAGCCTCCGCACcactcatcctcctctcaatCCCCTCCACtgccctccacaacctcccctcgACCAgcatctcccccttcaacctcacaaactccccctcccaagccctCACAAGCCTAAcacacaaccccctcgccgcctcaaccccaatacccacctcccccgccaaaACCGCAACCCCATTCACCAAcgcccctccctcctctccattcATCTCCGCCGCTTGCCATTCTCTCTCAAAACTAAAAACATCATTCAATATACTGACGTGATAATTCGCCAGTTTTTCCAACGGTCTCAACATCCTTTTCTCATCAGCCGTAATACCTGCCAGAGCGGGGTCTGTCCAGTAGAGTAACTCAACACAAATCGGCATCCCAACGTCAGTCTCCCTAAACACTAGATATTCTTTTAGAGAAGAGAGTGAGGATGGTCCGCGTGAGGGAACACAGTGGCAGTCAAGCATAGCCAAATACGCTTCAAGTATAGGCGCCGAGTTGGGGTACGTCAAGAACTTGGCAAACAAACCCGCGTGCATGCTGTCGATTGTTGTCACCGGAACAGTCATCTCGGGGGAGGTCAAAAGGGAGTGAAGAGAGGAGACGGTGCtggcgttggtggagagggtgtttTTGTCAAAGTAGTCTGCTTTTGTCAGTGATTGAAACAACAAAGGGGTGACATTTGGGGGGAACTGACCATCCATGAGGAAGCCTAAGAGTAAAAGCTCACACGCGAGCTTCACACgctccgcctcccccgtGGGAAACATAAACAGCACGACTTCGCTCAGCTTCCAACTGATGAACGCCTGTTTGTGTTTTTCCGACGGCCATTCCCATGTGCTGACGAGGTATGTCATGACATGACGGTCGATTTGCTCGTGGTCTGGGTGGAAGACTGCTTCTGGCAGAATAGAAGGGGGGATGACCACCTTTAGGGGGTGGGTCGGTTTGCCGTGCATGTTACGCTGACGCTGAGGTTTTGTGGCTGGGTGTCTTCTCGCCAGATGGATTTTTTTCAATCTCGATACAGgaccatcatcgccatccaaGATCTGCCCCTTTCATCTTATATCCACATGCACCACTCAGACTCCCACCACAGCCCCCATTCTCGAaccacctcccatccccaaactAACGCTCCTCTCCCCAGCTGAATCCCCCAAACCAgtcaccgcctccaccatTAACCCCGTCCTCACACAGGCGCTACTACCTTCAAACATCAATCACCAAATTCGACATCGAATCCAACCTTGGTAACCCCGTCCGGAGAtaaacctccccttccagccCTTCCATCAGCCCGGCACAGCCCATGCCGTGCAACCCCAATCAGCGCTGTCAGACCGGGAATAACCTCTTATCGTTACACACCATTGATCCTTCCCGCCCATTCAGCCGGCCCACAGCCAACGGGGATTGCCGGATACGGGACGGGAAAACCCACGCGGACGGGCGCTAATGCAATCCAATGGCGAACATTCACTTTGTGGTGACGGTGTTTCAGCTACATGATGACCGTTCGATGGCGGTCCGGACTGGTGTGGAGCCGTTGAATGATGCTCCAGACTTTGTTTCTCAATGCAGGGGGGAAGACAAAGAACGTTTTGGCTGGACGCTGTCATTCATTGGTGCCGAGGCATCACCTTCTTTGTCGAAGTCTATCCAACAATGCTATCTATTAGTCAGTCTGTCTGCCCGTCTAATCCATGCATTTTAACCTCGCTGTCATGATTCACAATGTCTTTGTAAATACCAAACTCCGTCCCATGCTGATGTCACATCAAActctttcctttcccccaTCAAAACATCGACACCATCCCCCTACGAAACCCACCCGTAagccccctccaaaaccctccccacctcctcctccccttcctcctcccaaccctcaacctccaccccctccccatacCAATACAacttcacccccctctcactcTTTCCCCCAtacttcaccaccccctccctttcctcttCCGTCTCCCTCCAATGATTCCCCCACGTCTTTTTCTCTTTATCCAAAACCCCTAACCCACTCTCCATCACTTGCACCTCGTACGTCAATTCATCCGACCACCGTCCATCAGGCACCATGATGTCATTAATCAAGAAATGAACCTGGTTATTGCTTGGATCCCGGTAAGAGAAATACGGGCCAGCGGTGAACGTTTCCATGAGCGCGCTTCCGTGTTTGCGTGTGCAGCGCAAAAGGGCCTTGTACCGCTTGTGAAAGGGGGCGCCGagcgggagggagaggatgaaggGTCTGATGGGAGTGTCGGGGCGGATgatgtgggttttgggggggaggagggtgtggatTATCCGGccgggggggttgttgcttttgcgggtgatggtttgggggggtAGTCTAGGGGCGATGGGGAAGACGGCAGATGTttgctgggttggtggttgggttgaggaggtgaacTGTTGGTATTGTTGTTGAGTTAGGGCATACGCCGGACGTGAGGctgttggctggtggtggcccagATATACGGGTGGTGGGCATGGCTGCTCGGGCGGCACGTGGCGATGTCCTGGAGTAAAGGAGACTGATACATGGTGCCCGGGGAGAGACGATGTTGGTCCCCTGACgggcggggggttggaaTAATCATTTGGTGGGTGTGTTGGCTGTGGAACATTCGTCGGATTGTGTGTTGTCGGTTGCATGTGCCTATAGAGAAGCGGGTCAATGTTGCGCAAGtcggggttgtttggggtgTCGTGTGGTGTCATAATTGCTagttgatgctgatgatgtttGAATGAGAAAAGACTGCAAGCCTCTTCTGCCTTCTGCGTGGCAGCAGAAACCCCAGGCCAGAGAACGCATCCAGCTCCACACTATCGTCCTCTGGCCAAAACCTTAATCACAGCATGACATGGCGAGCACTTGCCCAAGGTAGGCGGATGACTCAGCCGAGCCCCTTTTTGCGCGACTCTATTGTTTCTTTCCCTCCTGTTCAGAAATGCAGTGGAATATTACCTTTTTCCGGTTGAACAAAGCAACCTGATAACAATTATCCGTGACCACTATGAACCATCACAGTTCAGACTTGAAGCATCAATTTTCTGAACCGTTCATCACCCAACCAAGACAACCATGGAGCAACATCCTCTACTgaaacccaaccctccaccaccagcctcacCTTTGCACTCACCCGTTGGGAGGCAATGGTGGATCGGGAATGACCATCACTATGTGCCTGCGAATTGGGGTCGCCAATGGCCGCTGTCACTTGCCCTTGATCAGGATGACCCTAACGGCAGATTGTACACAAGCCAGGACACAAATCAATCCCAGAGGGACTAGGAGAGGAGCGAATGGATCGCCGATGCTGTGGCTCAGGCACAGGAAAGAGATCCGACCTACCAACCATCGGATTCGGGGCTGTCAACGCCGCCGGCCTGAATCTTGACCTTCCAGGCAGCGAAGACAAGGCCGACACCGGCAATCTTGCCCCGCCGTtaccacccaacccctctGCTCCACAGAAGAAAGGGGATCCCGGAGGCAAGGACCTGTTCCATGATCTAAGACGACTTGACGTCGACGAAACCTCCGCCAACGAGCCAAAGCCCTTCGTGCGGTGTATCATATGCACGTGCTATATCGCTGCCTTTATCAATCAGGAGCCGGTGCCGGAACCTTCTCTGCCTGCTGGGAACAAGCGCAAGAGACGATTGTCGGACTTTCAACGAAATgaggcgaagaagggcaTCTTTCGTGTTTGCGGGCATATGTTTTGCCGTGAATGCTGGGAGGAGTACATGAATGATGCCGGTAGGAGACGTGCAGCAAGGGGTGAAGTTCGGCTCATTCAAGTCGAAGATCGACCTCAGATCCCACAGAATGATGCTCCAGAGAATGGCCCCCGGGACCCCTGGTCACCAGAatcctcccactcttcccATGCTGCCCTACCGGACCGCACCTATCCAACATATCGGTGTCCGATATGCTGCCTGGAGATCAGGTTCACTGCTGGCAAGTGCCAAGCTTGTCTCGTTACTTACGAGATCCCGTATTGGCCGGATGGCTTTCCATTTGAACAGTACCGCGCGAACCTCGGGTTTAAAGACCAGATAGGGGTTGTGACCTTGCTCAAGACTGTGGTGGCAGACCTGCTGCCGCCGACGTTGGCCGAAGAACGGTTCAAG comes from the Podospora pseudocomata strain CBS 415.72m chromosome 5, whole genome shotgun sequence genome and includes:
- a CDS encoding hypothetical protein (EggNog:ENOG503PAUG; COG:S), producing MHGKPTHPLKVVIPPSILPEAVFHPDHEQIDRHVMTYLVSTWEWPSEKHKQAFISWKLSEVVLFMFPTGEAERVKLACELLLLGFLMDDYFDKNTLSTNASTVSSLHSLLTSPEMTVPVTTIDSMHAGLFAKFLTYPNSAPILEAYLAMLDCHCVPSRGPSSLSSLKEYLVFRETDVGMPICVELLYWTDPALAGITADEKRMLRPLEKLANYHVSILNDVFSFEREWQAAEMNGEEGGALVNGVAVLAGEVGIGVEAARGLCVRLVRAWEGEFVRLKGEMLVEGRLWRAVEGIERRMSGAEAFSWRTGRYL
- a CDS encoding hypothetical protein (COG:Q; EggNog:ENOG503NUFV), with the protein product MASWYLSLFIGILAFTIFKLRNVGRRPKGLPPGPPTLPLIGNLHQIPPKNAYVQFKKWAEEYGPVYSLITGTKVMIVLNTDVAIKDLLDKRSNIYSSRPEMYISSLASGGLRMLLMPYGDTWRRVRKLFHGLLHLKASNSYVPYQDLESTSMMIALLEEPDKVLHHIRRYTNSLTTQIVYGFRTPKIDDPKLLRLYHVIEEWSSITGAGAAAVLDVFPIFRSLPPFIRPLYRHALDLKERTFDLYKGHWLEAKEKVQNGTAKPCFCVGVANAQESLKFDDDFAAMVAGTALEASSDTTASTLAGFVLAMILYPEAQNKAQRVVDEVCGDRFPSIEDMENPKAQYIRACVKENLRWMPTAILGAPHAVIRDDEYMGYRIPKGAGVVYNAWAVHMDAERHPNPRVFDPDRYIHDFASSTESAQQADATKRDHFSFGAGRRICEGMHVVDRSMFLVIARLMWAFKFEKAIDEVTGQEITPDQDDLVGGFLMQPRPFRLKITPRSEKKAETVREKWGECLGLLDEGGQWRSVPEGMPFTVSEGDGKGE
- a CDS encoding hypothetical protein (EggNog:ENOG503P7JP; COG:S), which translates into the protein MPPPHLEYQSIDHSIAQIRVLTIHPGSSDDPILCSLTRHSLQHENDYEALSYTWGDPTRNYLISIGAASLPVTKSAHDALRHLRLKDRDRRVWIDAICINQDDNTERNHQVEYMGQIFKGASRVLAWLGPAGPGTDEAFELIRAVSARSPMKPALDEVICPEKAPLIGCGNQWEDWETWAAASPLAMGEELEDVLNPKSSILGRQTLKAYTKAFEMFSGIDYLRQQSYELQHHYSGHGITNLNEVLTVSINTECSDL
- a CDS encoding hypothetical protein (EggNog:ENOG503P3Q2; COG:S), producing MIHFDGIAAGIHPPKPDYNKHVSEVYTEMAKFSIESDKTLIILFLCTHLRTHLTTWETYLPSWTPDFSCNIEALRYPALSRVTRSVPSRSEHLPVVSNAGVLQVHGKLVGIIHRTYSLQKWWTNLDRLIRFVGPINEPCLVELYSCLTGGQDLGEESFDWFQEAISRASVKGDGLYLDAEPGNNKINKTEVIEAITHTTTLSASRSAPHRQLYMATGLGTNSRFRLGLGSPDCREGDLVCLVAGGHAPLILRFIHDGYYEYVGDSYVPGYMEEDMEHALEGDIGIEWTRFDIL